In Osmerus mordax isolate fOsmMor3 chromosome 24, fOsmMor3.pri, whole genome shotgun sequence, the following are encoded in one genomic region:
- the LOC136932617 gene encoding kelch-like protein 20 isoform X2, giving the protein MLPKGTSRFGRRHDTHGPLALRRKGCRLPPKDIFNDTMYIVGGWSQEDPSCPVEQFFPQYNEWRMMASMVQHRGNVAVGTLDGKVYTVGGEDNVSCFSSVERYDPDTDSWSSDVAPLSSPRSGVCLLEADGHLWAFGGFDGMAATNTVERYDPKMNTWKKQAPMQSRRTRAAAAVLDGHLYVVGGSDGDMALDSVECYNPVDGTWAVCPPMLSPRENAGCAVFLGRLYVAGGRDELLLELSAVETYDPETLRWTPVKRMRSKRNNVSLMVFNGTLLAAGGSDNFTNLKTLEVYNHETNTWRHFGSMKTKHPGGQVAILKREEGYFL; this is encoded by the exons ATGCTGCCCAAAGGGACGAGTAGGTTCGGCCGTCGCCATGACACCCACGGACCTCTCGCCCTTCGCAGGAAGGGCTGCAGACTTCCACCTAAAGACATATTCAACGACACAATGTACATAG TTGGGGGCTGGAGCCAGGAGGACCCATCGTGCCCTGTGGAGCAGTTCTTTCCTCAGTACAACGAGTGGCGGATGATGGCCTCCATGGTCCAGCACCGTGGGAACGTGGCCGTGGGCACCCTGGATGGGAAGGTCTACACTGTGGGCGGAGAGGATAACGTTTCTTGCTTCAGCAGCGTGGAGAG gtatGACCCGGACACCGACAGCTGGAGCAGCGACGTGGCCCCCCTGAGTAGCCCCCGCAGTGGGGTGTGTCTGCTGGAGGCGGACGGACACCTCTGGGCCTTTGGAGGCTTCGACGGCATGGCTGCGACAAACACGGTGGAAAG GTATGACCCCAAGATGAACACGTGGAAGAAGCAGGCTCCGATGCAGTCGAGGCGCACCAGGGCGGCCGCGGCCGTGCTGGACGGACACCTGTACGTGGTCGGAGGAAGCGACGGAGACATGGCCCTCGACTCAG TGGAGTGCTACAACCCAGTGGATGGGACCTGGGCTGTGTGCCCCCCCATGTTGAGCCCCAGGGAGAACGCCGGCTGCGCCGTGTTCCTGGGGCGTCTCTACGTGGCGGGCGGCCGCGACGAGCTGCTCCTGGAGCTCAGCGCCGTGGAAACGTACGACCCGGAAACCCTGAGATGGACCCCGGTCAAACGCATGAGGTCCAAGAGAAACAAC GTCTCTCTGATGGTGTTCAACGGGACGTTGTTGGCAGCAGGAGGCTCTGATAACTTCACCAACCTGAAAACTCTAGAAGTGTACAACCATGAGACGAACACCTGGAG ACACTTTGGGAGCATGAAGACCAAGCATCCAGGTGGCCAGGTCGCCATcttgaaaagagaggaggggtacTTTCTCTGA
- the LOC136932617 gene encoding kelch-like protein 20 isoform X1 → MGVYNEQGEALGETDSSVMLPKGTSRFGRRHDTHGPLALRRKGCRLPPKDIFNDTMYIVGGWSQEDPSCPVEQFFPQYNEWRMMASMVQHRGNVAVGTLDGKVYTVGGEDNVSCFSSVERYDPDTDSWSSDVAPLSSPRSGVCLLEADGHLWAFGGFDGMAATNTVERYDPKMNTWKKQAPMQSRRTRAAAAVLDGHLYVVGGSDGDMALDSVECYNPVDGTWAVCPPMLSPRENAGCAVFLGRLYVAGGRDELLLELSAVETYDPETLRWTPVKRMRSKRNNVSLMVFNGTLLAAGGSDNFTNLKTLEVYNHETNTWRHFGSMKTKHPGGQVAILKREEGYFL, encoded by the exons ATGGGGGTGTACAATGAACAAGG GGAAGCTTTGGGGGAGACAGACTCCAGTGTCATGCTGCCCAAAGGGACGAGTAGGTTCGGCCGTCGCCATGACACCCACGGACCTCTCGCCCTTCGCAGGAAGGGCTGCAGACTTCCACCTAAAGACATATTCAACGACACAATGTACATAG TTGGGGGCTGGAGCCAGGAGGACCCATCGTGCCCTGTGGAGCAGTTCTTTCCTCAGTACAACGAGTGGCGGATGATGGCCTCCATGGTCCAGCACCGTGGGAACGTGGCCGTGGGCACCCTGGATGGGAAGGTCTACACTGTGGGCGGAGAGGATAACGTTTCTTGCTTCAGCAGCGTGGAGAG gtatGACCCGGACACCGACAGCTGGAGCAGCGACGTGGCCCCCCTGAGTAGCCCCCGCAGTGGGGTGTGTCTGCTGGAGGCGGACGGACACCTCTGGGCCTTTGGAGGCTTCGACGGCATGGCTGCGACAAACACGGTGGAAAG GTATGACCCCAAGATGAACACGTGGAAGAAGCAGGCTCCGATGCAGTCGAGGCGCACCAGGGCGGCCGCGGCCGTGCTGGACGGACACCTGTACGTGGTCGGAGGAAGCGACGGAGACATGGCCCTCGACTCAG TGGAGTGCTACAACCCAGTGGATGGGACCTGGGCTGTGTGCCCCCCCATGTTGAGCCCCAGGGAGAACGCCGGCTGCGCCGTGTTCCTGGGGCGTCTCTACGTGGCGGGCGGCCGCGACGAGCTGCTCCTGGAGCTCAGCGCCGTGGAAACGTACGACCCGGAAACCCTGAGATGGACCCCGGTCAAACGCATGAGGTCCAAGAGAAACAAC GTCTCTCTGATGGTGTTCAACGGGACGTTGTTGGCAGCAGGAGGCTCTGATAACTTCACCAACCTGAAAACTCTAGAAGTGTACAACCATGAGACGAACACCTGGAG ACACTTTGGGAGCATGAAGACCAAGCATCCAGGTGGCCAGGTCGCCATcttgaaaagagaggaggggtacTTTCTCTGA